A segment of the Sphingobacterium oryzagri genome:
GGTATTGCGCTAGCTTTGGGGGCACAAAAAACCGTCGAAAACTTTGTCGGCAGCGTGACGTTGATTGCCGATCAGCCGGTGCGTGTTGGCGACTTTTGTCGTGTTGGACAAGTAGTGGGCACAGTCGAACAAATCGGGATGCGATCCACGCAAATCCGCACGAATGAGCGCACCATCGTGACCATACCCAATGGCGAATTTTCGTCTTTGCAAATCGAGAATTTCACGCATCGGGACAAGTTCTTTTTTAGCCCGAGCTTTTATTTCAGCTTGCAGACCACAACCGATCAGATTCGCTATTTGTTGGTGGAAATGCGAGCCGTATTGTACGCGCATCCCAAAGTCGATCAGCTACCTGCGCGGATACGTTTTGTAAGTGTGACGGCTGACGGCTTAAAATTTGAAATATTTGCTTATATCAACGCAGTTGACTTTGACATGTTTCTTGAGGTACAAGAAGACCTGCACTTGCATCTGATGGATGTTATCCGCAACAGCGGCGCAACGCTGGCACTTCCCTCCCAAAATGTGTTCGTCGGCGAGCAACAGCAGACTTCCAGCGAAAAACAAGCAGAAATTGCGGAGCAAGTGCGCGCATGGACGGCAGACGAAAACTTGCAGCTACCGCATTTTGATGCAGACTATATCGAAAGTTTGAAAGGGAAAATAAACTATCCTCCGACGGGGTCTACCTCGCGCAAACCGACGGACCAAAAATAGCGAACGCGCAGCAAGTATTATTTCTGCAAAAACTGCGTATCAGTGAGTGTGCTAAGAAAAGCCAGAATAGCTTGCTTTTCCGCTTCGGTTAATGGAATACGATTATTGTTTTCTTTGAAAACAGGATCTAGGTTTGGCGCATCCAGTACGCCATCAGCCAAATAATCTAATAGCGTTTTGAGATCAGGAAATTGGCCAAAACTTCCGTAAGGCGCTGTCTGCATAATATTGCGTAAAGAAGGAACGCGAAAACGCATGTGATCGTCGGCAATTCCTGTGACTCTTGCTCGCCCAGCCTCTCGGGAATCCGTATTAATAGGAAAACCGATATTCCGGAAGCTTTGATCAGTAAATAACGCACCGCTATGACAACCCGCACATTTTTGTTGAAAAACGGCGAACCCCTCGCTTTCTATTTCGGTAAACGCAATGGCGTCACCGCGCATGACCTGATCATATTTGCTATCCGCAGAAATCAGCGTGTATTCATATTGAGCGATACTCCGATAAATACGATCGGCCGTTATTTCGTCATCGCCAAAAGCTTGCTTAAATAGCGCTTTATAAGCTGCCTCTTCGCTAAGCTTTCCGATAACTTCCAAAATGGAAGAGTTCATTTCCTCATGCGTAATAATGGGCACCAAAGGTTGCTTTTCCAATTGCAGAATATTGCCATCCCAATTGTAAAATTGCATAAAAGCCATATTTTGGATGGGTGTGGTATTGCGCAGCCCCACACGATTGTAGATACCGATGGCTTGCGCATTTGCATCAGCAAATGCCTTTGAAGGATGATGACAGCTTGCGCAGGAAATGGTATTGTTACCGCTCAACTTGGTTTCGTTGAACAGTTTTTCGCCAAGTTGCACACCGTATTTTGTCGGTCTATTATCCTGGACAAAGCGATTGAGCGCTGGAAAACCAGGAGGGATCTCCAAGGGCAATTCCGGGTTATCCCATATAAATAGCTCTTCCTGCTTGCTACATGAAAGTACGAAAACAATAACAGTGACAATTCCTAAAACTATTCTCACGACAATCGGTTTTTTTTCTGGTAAATGAGTCGGCGCAGGCAAAAAAACGCACATACGCCTACGCCGACTGTATTTTTAATTTTCTACACTCGTTACCGAAAACATACCGGTAATATCGCTTGTGCCATTTCCGCCTATGTTATCGACAAATCTGGACATTTGGGCTGCCGTATGAATGTTTGGCGTCGCATTATTGTTATGTCCCGTTCCGGAAGAAAGCCTGATCGTATTGCTTGCTCCACTTAACAACTTATCAAAATCAGCTTTAATAACAACACGCGGTGCACGTTGTCCAACGGTAGCGACGGTCGGGAAATCTAACACCACATCACGGTACGCATCAACGCCCTGCGTATAATTACCTGCTGTACCGACTACCGTGCTTCCTGTATGAATGGAGAGTTGTTTATTGTCCGTATCATAGAAACCTTCGATTTTTGTAAAGCGGTAGCCCGTTCCCCATTCCCACATCATTTCTGTATCATTCGTGCCTGCCGTTGCGTAAAAGCCCGGAAACCGTACCTGATCCAGCGTATTTAATTCTGTTTTAACACCGAGGCCGAATTTTAACTGTTTATAGTTTGCTGAAGGTATATTACTCAATACATAATCCAACGTAGCTTGTCTAGCATGGTCAACAACGGTCGCGCCTCTATCCAGATCATTAATATTGTAAGGAATCTCGGTGCCATCTTCTCGAACAAGGCGAATATTACTAATCACGTATTTTAGTTCTGAAAAATGATGCACCTGTCCTTCAGCAGATGTATTGACGGTCGCTGAAGCAGCAGTTGCATTGCCTAAAACAATAGTATTGTCGCGAAATGTATTATTGAAATGTAAAGTCAAATTATTAGCGGCAGGAACATCATCATTTTTGCTACAAGACGCCAAGACTAATAAACAAATTGCGTAACATGCGTAATTTTTGAGATTTTTCATTTTTCTATTTTGATTTATTAATAATTATTAAGAGCACAAGGCTCGGTTTTCGTGTATTCTATTTAAAAATCCAGTTTTAAGGAGCTAAATATGTTGCGTCCCATCCGTGGAATATTTCCCCAATCGGCGTACGTGCTGTAATAGCGGTCGAAAATATTTTCCACACCGACTTGAATCTTCGCCTGATAGTGCGAAATTTTAAAGGCATAATCAGCCGATGCATTCCAAATGGTGTAAGCAGCGGTTTCATCTTCGCCAAATTCCGGACTGTAGTGTTCTTGCGTAAAATCACCGTTTACGGCCGTTTGCACCGCAAACTGCTGATGCTTAAAATGCAGCGCTGTTTGGTAGCTCAACGGGCGAATAAAAGGCAAATTACCACCGCGCTCATCTTGTCCACGTGCATAAGTAAGCAGCCCATCCCAGTGCAATTGGTGTGAAATATGATAATTTGCTTTGAGCGAAAGATTAACCAATGTCGCATAATCAAGCGATGTGTATCCTTTTACGCCTACCGATTGGTAATTCATCGGGCTTCCCATACTCCATATGCGGCCAATAATATAGTCTCGGATATAAAAATAGTTGGCTTTCATATCGATGCCGAAACGTTCTTTGTTATACCCGAAGCTCGCATTCGCCTCATAAGAAACCTCATTGTTCAAGTCGGGGTTTCCGATATAATCATAGCGATCAAAGCTGTTGTAGATGTAGTAACCGTAACCTTCAGAAACTGAAGGTGCACGATGACCATAACCCAGACCTGCCGAAAAATTAAAATCGGCAAACTGGATATCGTACGCACTGTGGATACTTGGCAGCAACCTTGTTTTAGTCTGCGAAGCTCCAGGATGGAAAATCCGGTTAAACTCTACGTATTTGGCGTCGTTGTAATTCACACCTAACGCCCCACCAAGATGTAGTTGGCTTTTTTCCGTAAGCTGAACAGCATTGTTCATCGAAACACCCGCGTAGCGCGTGGTAACCCAAGGCCAGCTGTAAGCGAACATCGTTCGGTTACTGCGATCTTGCGGATACATACGCATCTCCGCGATCGATAAATTATCATATGCATTTAGCTGAATATCCGAGCTGTAGCGGCCGCGTTGCAAATTTAGCTTACTTAGCAAACCGTAAGTTGTACTCCAGCCCGGCATATCCATATGCACGAGATTTTCAGGTCGCGTGGTGTCATCCATGTAATGTTCGATGGCGTTATAGTAAAGTTTGGAATCCCAAGCCTTTACTATCCCGCGTTCGAAAAGTTGCTTGTAGGAAACCGAGCCAATGAATGCCCGAGAAAGCCACAAATCCATCGGTAAGGCTGGAAAACCCACATCT
Coding sequences within it:
- a CDS encoding cytochrome-c peroxidase → MRIVLGIVTVIVFVLSCSKQEELFIWDNPELPLEIPPGFPALNRFVQDNRPTKYGVQLGEKLFNETKLSGNNTISCASCHHPSKAFADANAQAIGIYNRVGLRNTTPIQNMAFMQFYNWDGNILQLEKQPLVPIITHEEMNSSILEVIGKLSEEAAYKALFKQAFGDDEITADRIYRSIAQYEYTLISADSKYDQVMRGDAIAFTEIESEGFAVFQQKCAGCHSGALFTDQSFRNIGFPINTDSREAGRARVTGIADDHMRFRVPSLRNIMQTAPYGSFGQFPDLKTLLDYLADGVLDAPNLDPVFKENNNRIPLTEAEKQAILAFLSTLTDTQFLQK
- a CDS encoding MbnP family protein — protein: MKNLKNYACYAICLLVLASCSKNDDVPAANNLTLHFNNTFRDNTIVLGNATAASATVNTSAEGQVHHFSELKYVISNIRLVREDGTEIPYNINDLDRGATVVDHARQATLDYVLSNIPSANYKQLKFGLGVKTELNTLDQVRFPGFYATAGTNDTEMMWEWGTGYRFTKIEGFYDTDNKQLSIHTGSTVVGTAGNYTQGVDAYRDVVLDFPTVATVGQRAPRVVIKADFDKLLSGASNTIRLSSGTGHNNNATPNIHTAAQMSRFVDNIGGNGTSDITGMFSVTSVEN
- a CDS encoding TonB-dependent receptor plug domain-containing protein; amino-acid sequence: MKKVTLGCVLLSVCLSAAAQDELVKPDSVRNIDAVSVDGLRKKKITTAIKMAVSVDEYLASSEQISFIKRGAYAWEPLLNNMGAERANLTIDGMHIFGACTDKMDPVTSYVESNNLAAVSINSGQAGSMHGATVAGSVDLKRKNTPFGSPQKWAGAYQAGFEANNQQIFNLGNVAYSTNNFAADASMSFRTAGNYYAGDGEEVRHSQYNKFNTSLGLAFKTSELSALRVDAIFDQAKDVGFPALPMDLWLSRAFIGSVSYKQLFERGIVKAWDSKLYYNAIEHYMDDTTRPENLVHMDMPGWSTTYGLLSKLNLQRGRYSSDIQLNAYDNLSIAEMRMYPQDRSNRTMFAYSWPWVTTRYAGVSMNNAVQLTEKSQLHLGGALGVNYNDAKYVEFNRIFHPGASQTKTRLLPSIHSAYDIQFADFNFSAGLGYGHRAPSVSEGYGYYIYNSFDRYDYIGNPDLNNEVSYEANASFGYNKERFGIDMKANYFYIRDYIIGRIWSMGSPMNYQSVGVKGYTSLDYATLVNLSLKANYHISHQLHWDGLLTYARGQDERGGNLPFIRPLSYQTALHFKHQQFAVQTAVNGDFTQEHYSPEFGEDETAAYTIWNASADYAFKISHYQAKIQVGVENIFDRYYSTYADWGNIPRMGRNIFSSLKLDF